One window of Methanogenium organophilum genomic DNA carries:
- a CDS encoding TetR/AcrR family transcriptional regulator — MCSYTMPRVVPGYKEDVRRRIVKAALEEVNECGLHALRMEDVAARVGISRATLYNYFSDKEALLNAILEEMKEEGKAIFEDTFQDKSFRDILSLMFELMVISAMNLPSVEAELFSIASRTPDIQQSMQMIFEEGVRKLSERIQEGQQNGEISSGDDPRCLAEIVMYTLGGLKNAVFFGTDCAVLKKRWSAMTDMLFFVKK, encoded by the coding sequence ATGTGTTCATATACTATGCCACGTGTTGTTCCGGGATACAAAGAGGATGTGCGCCGCCGCATTGTGAAAGCCGCACTTGAAGAGGTCAATGAGTGTGGCCTGCATGCGCTCCGGATGGAGGATGTGGCAGCCCGTGTTGGTATCTCCCGTGCCACACTTTATAATTATTTCAGTGACAAAGAAGCCCTTCTCAATGCAATTCTGGAAGAGATGAAAGAGGAAGGAAAGGCAATTTTTGAAGATACCTTTCAGGATAAATCTTTCCGGGATATTCTCTCTTTGATGTTTGAACTGATGGTAATCTCGGCAATGAATCTGCCTTCGGTTGAAGCCGAGCTCTTCAGCATCGCATCCCGCACACCGGACATCCAGCAGTCAATGCAGATGATCTTTGAGGAGGGAGTGAGGAAGCTTTCCGAACGCATTCAAGAAGGGCAGCAGAACGGAGAAATTTCATCCGGCGATGACCCCCGCTGTCTCGCTGAGATTGTGATGTACACCCTTGGTGGGCTGAAGAATGCAGTATTCTTTGGTACGGATTGTGCTGTCCTGAAGAAGCGGTGGAGTGCTATGACAGACATGCTCTTTTTTGTGAAGAAGTAA
- the larE gene encoding ATP-dependent sacrificial sulfur transferase LarE yields MTERRRERYTHLRAVIRDKRSLLVSYSGGIDSLVLAIVARDVLGNDSACCLITSPLLPPREEEAARAIAAREELRLFVRESDILKNPEFRMNSKNRCAICKQESARILHEVADEHGFAAIADGTNADDITGYRPGYQTGLAAGITHPFVEAGITKDDIRIIAKMHSIPEYAKPSASCLATRIPYNECLDPQLLARIARAEEVIRAAGAQQVRVRVHGDVARIETDPESMERIFVLHEIIAKAFHTLGFRHVALDMDGFKSGSMD; encoded by the coding sequence ATGACAGAACGAAGACGGGAACGCTACACACACCTGAGGGCGGTGATCAGGGACAAAAGATCGCTGCTGGTATCCTACTCAGGCGGCATTGACAGCCTGGTGCTTGCCATTGTCGCACGCGATGTACTGGGAAATGACTCCGCCTGCTGTCTGATAACAAGTCCGCTTCTCCCCCCACGTGAGGAAGAGGCAGCTCGTGCCATCGCCGCCCGAGAAGAGCTGCGACTCTTTGTCAGGGAGTCAGATATCCTGAAGAATCCCGAATTCAGGATGAACTCAAAGAATCGATGTGCCATATGCAAACAGGAAAGTGCCCGAATTCTTCACGAGGTGGCGGATGAACATGGGTTTGCGGCAATCGCGGACGGGACAAACGCCGATGACATCACCGGATACCGCCCCGGTTACCAGACAGGCCTTGCCGCAGGCATCACCCACCCCTTTGTTGAAGCGGGCATTACCAAGGATGATATCCGAATCATCGCAAAGATGCACTCGATTCCGGAGTATGCGAAACCATCTGCGTCCTGCCTTGCAACACGAATTCCCTATAATGAATGTCTGGACCCGCAGCTTCTCGCCCGTATCGCACGGGCAGAAGAGGTTATCCGTGCCGCCGGGGCACAACAGGTGCGGGTCCGCGTCCACGGGGATGTGGCACGCATCGAAACCGACCCCGAATCCATGGAACGCATTTTTGTACTTCACGAAATCATCGCGAAGGCATTTCATACGCTGGGATTCCGACACGTGGCACTGGATATGGACGGATTTAAAAGCGGTAGCATGGACTGA
- the wtpA gene encoding tungstate ABC transporter substrate-binding protein WtpA → MKKNLVILMAVAVVCATVFICGCTGSSDTPTAEQTPVSTAEPTAAAEEKITLEVYHAGSLTAPMEDMEKAFEAEHSNVDVQLHPAGSTKLAKEITELDAVADVYASADYSLIPNMMIPDYASWYVTFAKNRMVLCYTDKSNFADEVTADNWYEILAREGVTWGFSDPNLDPCGYRSLMVITLAEMEYNDDMIFDNLVGEYTSIYPTVADGVVTVHANETAPTYPVTITPKSVELIAGLESGNLDYAWEYRSVAEQNAESGVKYIELPESIDLSAIAYKDTYAKVLIDTEGGMMKGKPIVYGVTVPKTADNPETGVEFVSMLIGPTGQQIMEDAGQPPINPPVGFVDIPAALESLVEMSA, encoded by the coding sequence ATGAAAAAGAATCTGGTAATTCTCATGGCAGTTGCAGTGGTGTGTGCGACTGTGTTCATCTGTGGCTGTACAGGAAGTAGCGATACGCCTACAGCCGAACAGACACCTGTTTCGACAGCTGAACCGACCGCAGCAGCGGAAGAGAAAATCACACTCGAGGTCTACCATGCGGGCAGCCTGACCGCCCCAATGGAGGACATGGAGAAGGCATTTGAGGCAGAACACTCTAATGTGGATGTCCAGCTCCACCCGGCAGGTAGTACCAAACTCGCAAAGGAGATCACCGAGCTTGATGCAGTCGCTGATGTGTATGCATCTGCGGATTACTCACTGATCCCGAACATGATGATCCCTGATTATGCATCATGGTATGTGACCTTTGCAAAGAACCGCATGGTGCTCTGCTACACGGACAAGAGCAACTTTGCTGATGAAGTCACCGCAGACAACTGGTATGAGATCCTCGCACGTGAGGGTGTTACCTGGGGCTTTTCCGATCCGAACCTTGACCCGTGCGGATACCGGTCTCTCATGGTGATCACGCTCGCTGAGATGGAGTACAACGATGATATGATCTTTGACAACCTTGTCGGTGAGTATACCTCAATTTATCCGACCGTTGCAGATGGTGTTGTCACCGTCCATGCAAATGAAACTGCACCGACCTACCCGGTCACGATTACGCCCAAGAGTGTGGAGTTAATCGCCGGCCTTGAGTCAGGAAACCTTGACTATGCATGGGAATACCGCAGTGTCGCTGAGCAGAACGCTGAGTCTGGTGTGAAATACATCGAACTCCCTGAGTCAATCGATCTTTCTGCAATTGCCTACAAGGATACCTATGCAAAAGTCCTGATTGATACCGAGGGCGGTATGATGAAGGGCAAACCGATTGTCTACGGTGTCACGGTCCCGAAGACGGCAGACAATCCTGAAACTGGTGTTGAGTTTGTCTCCATGCTCATCGGCCCAACCGGCCAGCAGATCATGGAAGATGCAGGACAGCCTCCCATCAACCCTCCGGTCGGGTTTGTTGACATACCCGCAGCACTGGAGAGCCTCGTTGAGATGAGCGCCTGA